One Simkaniaceae bacterium genomic window, GGTAGATGATATGAGAGTTCAAATAACAAACCTCGAAAAAACCTTACTTGATGGACTTATATCACCTGAATACTGTGGTGATTTCAGTGAAGTGTTGCATGCTTTTAAAATGGCTAAGGATAAACTCCGTATTCAAATCATGGTTGAGTATGCATTAAAACTCGATAAAGCAATAGCAAAACGCCTCGGCCTAATTTTAGATGGATTAGGAATTGAAAAAAAACACTTAGATCCTCTACTAAAAGTCCCAATGAAAAGTTACTGTAAATTTGATCCTAGCGGTCCTGTTAAAGGACCTTATAACACTAAATGGAAAATTCGAGAAAATGCATGAATATCTTACCTTTGCGCAGCCGTTTAGATAGAGAGAAAAAAAAGAGCGGTATAACTTTTGAGACAATTCAACAGGACTATCTCCTCTCATGGCTCCTATCTGGATTATACGAACATCCGTCTCTAAAAGAACAGCTGATCTTCAAAGGAGGAACAGCTTTAAAAAAGTGCTACTTTGGGAACTACCGCTTTTCCGAAGATCTTGACTTCTCTGTCATTTCATCCATTCCCAAAAAAGCAAAACTGGAAGCCAATTTAAATAGACA contains:
- a CDS encoding nucleotidyl transferase AbiEii/AbiGii toxin family protein, whose product is MNILPLRSRLDREKKKSGITFETIQQDYLLSWLLSGLYEHPSLKEQLIFKGGTALKKCYFGNYRFSEDLDFSVISSIPKKAKLEANLNRQLLIHQRNRIQVTDIGRSVFTQATSIFEAVQSLQTSINATNEYSGQVVVGCTHSFMQSVLIDTLTAPHG